Genomic DNA from Pseudorasbora parva isolate DD20220531a chromosome 17, ASM2467924v1, whole genome shotgun sequence:
GTTGTTAACGAttaatttttacaaaaaaaagagaaagaaaaataatGGGAAAACAGGCACTGTTTTAtaattttagtatttttttaatattgtttaaaatgaattgattgaggaatactaagaaggttgatgtctaacttgaAATAATGAATCAGGAGATGGGTAGTACATAACATCCCGGGTCACTaaaaaaccgaggtatgcattGGTATGTCAATTTTTTTGCTCTTGAACAAACAGATGAGATAAAAAGTTTgttaaataattgaataaattcatataATCTTCCAAAGTCTAAAGAAAGTTATATTGCAAGAGATATATTGATAATGTCAAAACAATAACAGATAATGGCAATGTTGTATTTCAGTTGGCTCAATCAGAGCTTCAGTCTGACCTTGTAGTAGTATGTGGACATCATCGATGTCTAGTGGCAAAGAGCCACGTTCAACGGGCGGATCTCCAGATGTCCTCTGTGATGTCATGATTCCCACGCAGACAGTTCAGCTGAGAACCACCTGAGGGATTGCAGCATCTATTGAGGGGACAGATTTGTATTAAAAGTCATTTCTGTTATGCACTTCTTTTTTGGCTGTAACTTTTATTAAGGTTACAGAAGTGGGTTCTGTACAAGCTGATTATTTATATGATGAATAACCTGATTATTACAAAATATCATGAAAATGGCAGTTCCATAATACTGCTTATTTTCTGCTGGTATTTCTGGCCAAAATtatatgtcaaaaaaaaaaaaaaacatacagcaCCTGATAAATGATGTACTATTTTAAAGCAATATTCTCAATATACGgtataatgtatatttttaaaactgTTGATTAGAAACAAGGAAAAACATTTTTGGTGGTTTCTCATATTAGTGATCATAGACACAGACATGAGTTCCATCCCATAGTTGTTTGCTTAATATTTTATCCATTTTATTAGGCCATGATGCTGATTGTACTGCATACTGCTGAAGCCACCATAAAATCTAGATGGACAATTcatatttctttatagaattttgcagtatttatttaaaaatgatttaccTATTGCAAatcatctttaatcaaaattCCTCTTGTATCTCTTGACTCTCTGATGACGTGTTTACTGGTGTGAGTACAGGGTcctgatggacaaaatcaaatatttttctTGTTCGAGAATCTGTTTCGTTCAGATACGTCAAAATAACTAAGAAAATATAATCACAGCTTTCCTTTTATGATGTCTTTACATTTCTGCAGGGTGACAAAGTCAGTGATTGTGCCTTCTAAGGATCCACAACTTTTTTTAGAATGTGTGGGGAATTATTCTTTTGTTTTAGATCAAGACAATAGAAAAACAATTaaagacacatttttttaataaacaatacAATCATAAAGTCACGTAAAATGTCATTGCATGTCCTTGCAGCACAACGTGACTCTGTTAGAGTACAGAGGGGTGTGCTATCTTGGGATGGAATCCCAGGAACaagaacacagagagagagagagagagagagagagagagagagagagagagagagagagggagagagagagagagagagagagagagagagagagagagagagagagagagagagagagagagagagagagagagagagagagagagagagagagagagagagagagagagagagagagagagaacacatGATAATGTGGAATGAAAATACAGCAGGTATTAACAATTACAGTTAAAGTTAAAGGATCACagtttaagggatagttcactttaaaatgaatattctgtcatcctttattcaccctcaagttgtttcaaacctgtatgaatgtcTTTCTTCAACTCCAAACAGttcaaacagttaactggagtcattgacttccatagtaggaaaaaataataatatggaagtcaatggctccagttaactgtttggttactgacattcttcaaaattcATACAGCtttaaaacaacttgagggtgagtaaaggatgacagaattttcattttaaaagtgaactatccctttaaaacacaaTGGAAGTTACATGGAAACTTCATCCACACAGGCTGACCACCCCAGCATCTGAAGCATTTCACACGTACAGAACACAACATTTCCAAAGTACGATCCCCTACGCAAAGCAGACAAATCTTCTACGGAAACATTCCACTAGTTCTATGCCTCAAAactacaaaacaaaaacactgacAAAGAACTTAAGTGTCTCAAAACTACCTTAGATTAGAACAAtaaaagggataattcaccaaGAATTTTTACCCACCTTCATTTTGTTAATTTCCAAATCGTGACTGCTACAGCTGATTTTTGAGAACGGCTCTTTTAAAGTTTGAACCAATGCCCAATAGGGCTTTTTAAAACATGTTTCATCTACATTTATATAAGTGAAATGGATtgccaaaacaaaaaaatacacagtGTTCATCCCATCCCTCTTGCTCATACCATCCCTCCAAGAGCTGTAAGTGACTTAACGTAACTAGCATCTAAGCTTGTTTGCTCCTTCACATCTGTATACACAAAATGTTGAACAAGTCAAGTCaatgacataaaaaaataacgCACACGATCCAAAATAACCAGCGTGACCTCTGACACATAGAAGCCTTGAGCGCGAGAGGGGCGTTGCGCGCACCACGGGCCCCAAAATAGCGCTCGCGCGGGCACGTGTTCCAAACAGAGCACAATAAGACACGTCGATATCAACTATCAAACACGTATACAAATCTATTGCATGGCTTTCTTTGTTATTTGAGTTCcgacagtatttttttaaaagctaaAACTATAGGCAACTATAGGTTTACTATACCTACTTAGGCCTATAAAAGTGGCATTTTAGGACATTTTATAcaagttatttatttaaatactcaGAATAAAACAAATAACAGCAAACACGATAGTTCTAATTAATAGATTACATAAACATAAATTTGGTGTGATTACGATTAACGTGTGTTATGTGTTATTCTACGACCTTAGAGTTGTCAAGGTAGTTCTACTCACATGTTTGGCAAAGAAAAACTATTCCACTTACACATCCAGTGTTGAATGTTTTCCGTCGTCAGCTACAATAACGACAAATATGAATCGTTAGGGAGTTCATATTACTGCGTGTAGCGAAGAGTGAAGATAGTTCCCTCTCGTTTCCAGTGGAGTTCCACCGGGAGAAGCCGGGCGgcggagtgagtgagtgtaacCCGACGCGTCCGCGGGGTCTCTAATTATAACGACCACTCAGGGCAGCGCATAAACCTAAAGGAGCATAGCAGACAAACCACTAACGTAACCCTCTATGTAGATCGATAACCCCACGGAGCAAATTATGAGTGCATTTGTGCAGGTCACCCACTAAGTTAATGTTTCAGCCACTTCAAAGAAGTCAAAAGTTCAGTAACAAGTAGCATAGTTTTAATTAAGACCAGGTTTCAGTattgaaaaattaaaaatgcagcAGCCTACATGGCTAAAAGTTAGTCACTGCGTGTATTTTTCACCAGTTGCTACTGCTACGTGTCTCTGTCGACAAAGCACTATCTATAGTCATTAGGCTATACACTGATTAGGCTTATATTCCTAATAttgtcccccttttgctgccaaaacagctttgacccgttgaggcatggacttCACTAGGCCCCTGAAGGTGTGTGGTGGTatttggcaccaagatgttagcagcagatcctttgagtcctgtaagttgcaaggtggggcctccatggatcggacttgtttgttcagcacatcccacagatgctcgactggattgagatctggggaattttgaGGCCAAGTAAAATTAATTGTtgagctcctcaaaccattcctaaaccatttttgctttgtggcagggcgcattatcctgctgaaagaggccacagccaccagggaataccgtttccattaaAGGGTGTACACGGTCTGCAGCAATGCTAAGGTAGCCtatatgtgtcaaagtaacatccacatggatggcaggactcaACACCCatggtttcccagcagaacattgcccaaagcaccACGCTGCCTCCGCTGGCTTCTTCCCATAgggcatcctggtgccatgtgttccccaggtaatcTACACACACGCACCAGGCCATCCACattatgtaaaagaaaatgtgattcatcagaccaggccaccttcttccattgcttcaTTGTCTAGTTCTAAAGCTCACGTGCTCACTATgtgctttcggcggtggacaggaGTCAGCATCCTGACTGGTttgcagctatgcagccccatatagAACAAagtgcgatgcactgtgtattccgacaccatcagaaccagcattaagtttttgagcaatttaagctatagtttgtctgtttgatccgaccacacgggccagccttcgctccccacgtgcatcaatgagccttggccgcccgcccatgaccctgtctgTGGTTCACCACTTCATtgaaccacttttgatagatactgacctatgcagactgggaacaccccacaagagctgcagttttgcagatgctctgacccagtcgtctagccatcacaatttggcccttgtcaagctcactcaaatccttacgcttgcccatttttcctgcttctaacacatcaactttgaggacaaaatgttcacttgctgcctaaaatATCCCACCCattaacaggtgccgtgatgaagagataattagTGTTATTCACGTCATAATGAGAGGTGTATATTACTTTATTATTGATTTACATATAACAAACCGGCCTATAGCACAACATATGGTTGTTAAAAAACTTGTATATTGTATATAGGCAACAATAAATATAGCACAGAAATGTTTGTTTAAGAGATTGTATTTTCTTATAACGAAGCCTAAATTTTACACTTACTCTCAAAATACGTTGTAAAGTGCCAGAACCCTCCAGAACCCCTGAGAGCCAATGCATAATTCTCATTTTATAACTTGATACTTGTCAACCAGTGTAGAGTTTAGCTTATGCATTAGCATTACACATGATAGGTCCTTAATAATTACAATAATTGATACTACTAACAATGTGTAGAATAAACTAATGCATGCAGAACTAAAGGAAATGTTTTTAGACAGCATGATTCAAGTGAAATGTGAATAGATCATAGCCTGACGTTGTcttactcaattctagtcagaatatgcccgacctaaaaatgttgtggaccgggctaaattcggctggcatccaggttaATTAGATCATATGTGTTCTCTGAAGTTAACCAGAAACTTCCCAAATTGAACACTAGAAGTCACTGTGACATTATTTTAGAAAAGTCACCTGAAGATGGTCTCAGTCTCTCGATTTAATGCAGAGAAAAACAGAACTTGCTTTCTCTATAGGTAGGCCTACTTTGTACTTTTGAGGTAGTAGATATTCTTCTGtacattatattacatttattttatcaacaACCGTTTCTGTGTCTTTCTATCTTTTGACTATTATTTTGTACACACAAAGTGTTAAAATTTGTATGTCAGTAATTTTTCAAAAGGATAGTCAAAAGGATAATGGAAAAGAATATGACCTTTTTTGGAATTATTAATGAAATATCTAGTGGCCCCAGTTAGATCACCCCTAATGTTATTGTCTTCAGACTTCTGTTTGATTTGGCTGCAAGTTTATGTGTCCATGCCTGTTTGTCACTTATTATATACAAACCACTTCACTGTCATTTTATTTCactttaattgcatataaatgtaataaagaaCTGGATTAAGTCAGCACAGCTGTCATCCTCGCCCCAAAGATGTCAATAATAAAGACCTCTTTTTAAGAAAATTGCTTCTTTGATTTTGCCACCATGTTGCCATGGTAAGTATCTGACTAAACTCTGAGTGTTTGAAGCCTGACGTATCATTTAACCTGTTCTGACACCTCTCTATTCTCTCTGGAGCCAGGACTAACCACAGCCCACAAGATGGTtggatgaataaatgaatacatgGATTAGAGGATGAAGGTGCTTCCCATTCTCTTCCATGTGAATGATTCTGAACAAAAAGACGTTCTTTCCTCTTCATTAAGTTAATGGATGTACGGCTGATGTACCCGAGTAACAAGACGTGCAGAGATTTCAGAGCCCGAGGGCTGGATCAACCTCCACACAACATGGACACATCGGCTCCTTCCCTGTTTGTCTTTGGTCTTATGTGACATCTCTTTATTACTGCTGGATGCAGTTGGCGCTACAGAGACAGCCCCGTGTGTTTTAGGAGGGGTGGGCATTGCCGTTTCTAATAAATTACAGATTTGTGCAAGTTTAGCGTCAGAGCTTCTTTTGGCTTTCTCACTCACTGATTCTTTTAGATGTGCTTTGGTAAATTTGACCTTGCTGAACCTAAGACAAAAAGAAGAAAGATAAGTGAGGTTTATGTTTTAGAAATACTTTTATTTGATTCATTACTGTGATTTAGGCACCCGTTTCAACCACTGAGATCCACAATCACTGGAAACAGCAATGGCTCATCTGAGGTCTAGAGCACAGGGGTGAGAAACTTACTAAAACACTTTTTTACAGTGGTATATCATCatagttttaaaaatgtaatatttttattaatgtaaaataGTTATATACaacacttaatttttttttaggtttggcaagattttttttatgtaggctaattgatttaataaaaatacagtaaaacagtaattgtAATTGATGGCAAAGCATAATTGTTTTGGTATAATAATTCCAGTCAGTGTcattaaaaatcattctaatatgctgatgtgCTGCTCTAGAAAAATTTAAACTATCGATTTTAataacagttgtgctgcttaatatttgtgtGAAAGCCAATATATTTTTTCCAGGATTCAGTGATCAATAGAACATTCATTTCAAACAGAAATCTTTTGTCTTTTCTGTCAGCTTTGATCAATGAAAGGATTCATATCTTTAAATTTTGTATTGAATGACGATGTTGAAGGGATTCTACAAGTTTTACAAAAGTTATAAAGTGACCGTCAtgtaaatgaaaacaaaaaacaaaaaaacagttcacTTCAGTATACACTGTGTTAGGTTTGTTGACATCATCAACACGAACTCTTATGttttctgtatgtgtgtgtgtgtgtgtgtgtgtgtgtgtgtgtgtgtggcagattGTCTCCTGGGACTCTGTGCTGTGTGACACTGGCTGTTTGGCTGTGCTGTGGAGCTCATACTGAGGCTTCTGTGCTCAACCTGAAGCGTTTCATCGGCTGCGCAGTTCGAGAATTCTCCTTTCTGGCCCGTAAGCCGGGATGCGGCGGGCTGCACATCACCACTGATGCCTGCTGGGGCCGCTGTGAGACCTGGGAAGTAAGACTATATTTTAGCCTTTGAGAACATATGCTAAAGCCAGAGAGAAGAGCTCTTGCAACACACCTGCAATGTGATGAATACTTAATCAAAAAGATGACATAAAACTGTCAAGGAGAACTTTATTACAGGAATTGTAGTGCATTCAAATGATTTAAAAGGGTTTTAAAATAGATCGAATTAATCAAACGAATACCCCAGATAGAGGCAAAAGTAATAGACGAGGTGATTCTGTTTTAATACAAACTGCTGCAAATGGGGTttgaaaaaaaagcaaaaacagattttatattagaacaattattttataagagttatattacagtttgcatttgcatttttgattgtgtttgtaaTTGTGTTTAATTTTTTACCAGAACtcccaaataatttttttgaccCAAATAATCCCTTtctgaaaaagaaaaactgcTTTTCCTTTAGTGCGTAAGAGAGAGGCTGGAAACCTCTTGGGCTGATTGCTGTAAATCAAATGAGGGAAAATAACTGAAAATTGAGAAAAATGGTAGCAATATTTGCTCAGTCAGTGAGGCctggctttatttttttactggataaaaaataaataaaaaataacttattttgtaatagatgatttatataggctatattttacagtatgtgcacTTACATGTACAAGCGTCCTTACCTAAAAGAGAAGGCTACTGGATAATATAAGGCAACTAcatgggttaaggttaggtttaaGTGTAGGTTAGTAGTTATTACACAGTTATATAAGTACATACACACCTTATGTAAATGCAGAAcaggactgtaaaaaaaagagcTACAATTACTGGTTTTATTACTGCTTTTATTTATACAATGGTCTGAAGGAGAGTGACAGTTTACCGTCTATGAGTACAGCAACCCtccaaacaaaaataatttaatataattgaaTCAACCTGCAAACATTAAAGCCCTccagttttaaagggatagttcaaccaaaaatgaaaattctgtcatttacacACCCTGAAGTTgcctgcttggttacaaacatttttccaaatatcttccttatgtgttcagcagaaaaaagaaattcatacaggttcaCTGGGAAAAAAAGTGCGTCGGATTTACATTATTTGATTGTGTACATCGgtcccacatgaatcaattGTGTTTAACACAgaatttgttcatgtaacttcaacatcatggaattaatacattttaagtgactccattaagtagtttcaaagtgaattttatatGGCTCCCTGACATGATTCAGACATTCAATTACATATCCTTTAATGTTACAAAACTGAATTATACTGCACAAGCTAGTTGACAATCTTTTAGCTAGCAACAGCACACATTAGCATCTTAAATGCTAGCATTAAAAGATTTACACGCTCTTAATTTAGtaatatgcaaagcatgctgagaATTAACTAGCCctgcccagtttcagttaatgcaacacaaatcataCATGTAATACAACACAAATGAATTAAGTTTGACTTCaatttgacttatatttaagtggactgaaaacaattaatttaagtttggacaaaatgtatagcaattgtgttgctttagttgattttaattaagcaatttgaactatccctttaagggcgAGATCAGGATTTATCAGTTTCATGTGTGCCTTGCCTTCAGATACAAATTTCAATTTCAGTTGGTGTTGGTGGATTGGAACAGATATGCGGGACGTTATTTAAAATTTAGAGATGAGTATtgttaaatgttaaactttAAAGATGATTTTAGGTGTACAGTCTATCTAAAAAATACAGTCagtatacaaatataaaaaagttcTCATAAGGACGTCAGTCTGACACATTCTCTCCTCACCTGTCAATCACTGCAGAAACCTGTCCTGGACCCGCCCTTCATCGAGTCGCATCAGCGCGTGTGCACCTACAACGAGACTCGATTAGAGACGGTGCAGCTGCCCAACTGCTCAGAGGACGTAGACCCCTTCTACACCTATCCAGTGGCCCTCCGGTGTGACTGTGGGGTTTGTCTCACCAGCACCACTGAATGCATCACCTCTGTCTGATAGGCAGGAGAAACCAGTCTTTGTGTTATGTTACAACCCCAAAGGCCATGTCACTGCAGGAAAACCATGAACATCAGTTTGATGTCTATTTACATGTGGGAGAGATTTTACCTTCAAATGGTCCCTGTATGTTTCTTTCTCATTCTTTTTTATCCTTTTATCCATCCTTATCATCCTTTTTTCTGAAAAGagcaaaattattaataataaaataaaactgcaaACACCACACCTGCAATCTTCTGTCATAAACTGAAAAACAATTAGGGACAGGACATAAGACATACAATTACGTTTTGAACATTTAATTCAAAGGTTtcatcttattttttttaattgacacaaacaaacatacCTCCCTACAAAtccaaagtttggggtcagcaaaaatgagtttgaggttaatattaaattaatacttttattcagcaatgacACAATCAAATGTTGCTCTTTAGAGCTTTCTGCTCATCcgaaaattcagattttttattattattttatcacCATTTCTATTAACAtattaagaaaaataataataaaacgaaatgttcttgagcaccaaatcagcatgttaaaatgatttctgaaagatcatgtgactgaagacagCTTTTCTATCACAGGAAtattacatttccaaatatattaaattagaaaaagttattttaaattgtaatattatttcaaaatattactgtattttagtagcctgacaagccagacccacatcaagatgtttggtctggaaactcaccatagacagggctcaatccgaggggcgggataaacggttgtctttcaaactccctctgcacgcgataggatagcgctacaaccaaccagagcaacgtgaaccggagctgatagattaaacttttgccgtattcGGTCAGCAAAaatccgaacacatcttccctttttaagaatgacttcagtgcgaCAAATCACCATGACCttacaacagtaataaacgttcttccgggtggcaaaagccgaagcgttccTATGGCAACACTAGTAAATTGCTTGGGATTCAGACATATATAACAACtatagttaacatgattattgagggactgattaactaattcaggaaatagcaatacatgaaatgcctaGCATTGCTCCAGTAGCTGTAGCGCTAGTCTATTaccatcatttttaaatgagcctcaggcctagtccacacgtacacgggtatttttattaccggagtttttcctcctccgttttaaaaaacaacggcGTCCATACGAgcacggtttaaaaaaaaaatctgtccacatgagaaagCAAAACTACGCtatatgattggctgcctgatttccacatgggtcccatccacggcaccgatgcacattgcactgactgagggatgccatgagctcaagtgaaacccttctacaagttcctttactttggacttattgacaggtaactgtatacacaggtgcagggccgaagtggactgtaatagcttcacacacttgctttactattttgtattattgcattctggcgacttttttctgcaatacaatgaaataactgtATCTGTAGGCTATAGCTACATGTGATAAGCGTTGTTATAATCCACCGCATAGACTCGACAcacgtaaatcaaaaggagataatgtggaaaatctgacgtcaaacaTAGGAGAGAGCGGCGCGCACTTCGACTTAAAAAgccgaaatctccggtttcaccatctacacgacaacgctgtaaccggagtttctaaaaatcttcaccctggccggagttttcaaaaaagtccggtttcagtaaccggatac
This window encodes:
- the gphb5 gene encoding glycoprotein hormone beta-5 — translated: MVSQQNIAQSTTLPPLASSHRASWCHVFPRLSPGTLCCVTLAVWLCCGAHTEASVLNLKRFIGCAVREFSFLARKPGCGGLHITTDACWGRCETWEKPVLDPPFIESHQRVCTYNETRLETVQLPNCSEDVDPFYTYPVALRCDCGVCLTSTTECITSV